In the genome of Thiorhodovibrio winogradskyi, the window CCCGAGGCGCTTCGTCACCAAAAAACGGAGATCATTCTGTGGCCACTCCACGACCAAGTGGCTTCAAGAGAACCGGATCCGAAAGAGCAAGGCGACCTGGGGCTTGCGCACATCTTCCACCGCCTGAGGATGATTGGGACAGCCCCGAGGTGAATCGGCAGATTGCGCAGTCGTTCCTTGGAGAGGGCGACTGATGGGGACACCCAGGTATCTAATGTCCTAACCCGAGATCGCCCGATACTCACCTTAGGTTTACACTATGTTGATGCGGCCTGAATCACCGAGTCAGCGCTAAGAGCGCGGATGAGTCGCCCCGATCACTCCTGACAGGAACCCACTTACCATGTCCATCGCCGAGATCATCTACGCGCATAGCCGCCGGCTTCCCGAACAGCGCTATGCCGTCACATCGCCCACCGGCGACGTCAAGCAGGAGGATACCGAGGCATTCCTTCAACGAAAACGACGCGTCCCACCGCCAGCCCTCGCCGGCAAGGTCCGCGAGTTGGGCGATGTGATGAGCAGCGCCTCCGCGTCGGACTGGGGTCTTGATGGATGACCCGAAGATCTCACCATCATCGCCGATGCAGATGAATATCTGGACGATTTCAAGGACTAGATGCCGTGACTCCACCAGCTCAATCAGCCGCCGCGCGTCTCGCCTCCTACGAGGACATCCTCGAACTACCGGAGCATCTGGTCGGCGAGATCCTTCATGGCGCGCTCTATACCCATCCCCGCCCGGCACCGAAACATGCTCGTGCCTATTCCGCGCTGGGTTATCTGATTGGCGGGCCTTATGACGGCGGGCTCGGTGGACCTGGCGGCTGGTGGATCATTGATGAGCCTGAGTTGCACCTCGGCGGCGACATTCTGGTGCCAGACCTGGCAGGTTGGCGGCGCGAGCGGCTGCCGACCTTGCCGGAGACGAGTTGGTTCGAGCTGTCGCCGGATTGGGTCTGCGAAATCCTGTCGCCCTCGACCGCGGCATCCGACCGGGCGGTGAAGATGCCCATTTACGCCCGCGAGCAGGTGCCTTTTCTGTGGCTAATCGACCCAAATGCGCGCACGCTGGAGATCTACGCGCGGCAGGGCAACGGGCGCTGGCGGCTATTAGACACGCTCAGCGACGATGCTGGTGTATCGCAGCCGCCGTTTGAGGCGACGCGCTTCTCGCTGGCAAGCCTCTGGGCCTGATCCATGGATACCCAACGCATCACTGACGCCCTGCACGAGCGCTTCCACCAGGACGGCCACCGTCTGGTGTTCTGGCATGACCCGGATCGCGCGTTCGAGGAGAACCTGCCGGCGCTGGTCGAGACGCTCGACGGGGTGAGCCTGCTGCGACTCGATGAGCATCCGGCCCTGGAGGTCAAGGTCCGCCTGGAGCTGGACGACCCGAGTGGTCGCTATCTGCTCTACGCTCCGTGCGCACCACCCGCGCCGGATGAGGACTGGCTGCTGGATATCCGCCTTTACAGCGGCAGCTTCAGCGCTGACCGGGCGTCGATGGTGCTGGCTGATCTGGGGCTGTCCACCCAGTCGTTGCGCGCGCATCTCGCCGAACGGGCTAGGTTC includes:
- a CDS encoding Uma2 family endonuclease; the protein is MTPPAQSAAARLASYEDILELPEHLVGEILHGALYTHPRPAPKHARAYSALGYLIGGPYDGGLGGPGGWWIIDEPELHLGGDILVPDLAGWRRERLPTLPETSWFELSPDWVCEILSPSTAASDRAVKMPIYAREQVPFLWLIDPNARTLEIYARQGNGRWRLLDTLSDDAGVSQPPFEATRFSLASLWA